The following are from one region of the Thermoanaerobaculia bacterium genome:
- a CDS encoding rod shape-determining protein, with protein sequence MLSFLFKLFSNDLAIDLGTANTLVFAKGRGIVVEEPSIVAKNTVTNKVEAVGIEAKEMLGRTPGNIIAIRPMKDGVIADFEVTEQMLQYFIRKAHGRSYLMRPRIVISVPAEITQVEKRAVKDSAMKAGASEVYLIEQAMAAAIGAGLPIVEPSGNMIVDIGGGTTDVAVISLAGIVYSRSVRIAGNEMDQSIIQYLKKKYNLLIGERTAEQVKMEIGSAFPLDKPLTMEIKGRDLVEGIPKSIQVTDEEIREALAEVVGTIVETVKVTLERTPPELSADIMDKGIIIGGGGSLLKNLDQRLREETGLPVSVAENPLACVALGTGQMLVDFQLLRRIAIP encoded by the coding sequence ATGCTTTCTTTCCTATTCAAGCTCTTTTCGAACGACCTGGCTATTGATCTGGGCACGGCCAATACGCTGGTCTTTGCCAAGGGGAGAGGGATTGTGGTTGAGGAACCCTCCATCGTGGCAAAGAATACAGTCACTAATAAAGTCGAAGCTGTGGGCATCGAGGCCAAGGAAATGCTTGGCCGCACTCCCGGGAATATCATTGCCATCCGTCCCATGAAAGATGGCGTGATCGCCGACTTTGAAGTTACAGAACAGATGCTCCAGTATTTTATTCGAAAAGCCCATGGCCGTTCTTATCTCATGCGGCCCAGAATCGTGATCTCCGTGCCCGCGGAAATCACGCAGGTGGAAAAACGGGCAGTGAAGGATTCTGCCATGAAGGCAGGGGCTTCGGAAGTCTATCTGATTGAGCAGGCTATGGCGGCCGCCATCGGGGCCGGTCTGCCCATTGTGGAACCCTCCGGCAATATGATTGTGGACATTGGTGGAGGAACGACCGACGTGGCCGTGATTTCCCTTGCCGGGATCGTGTACTCACGTTCCGTCCGTATTGCTGGAAACGAAATGGATCAGTCGATCATCCAGTACCTGAAGAAGAAGTACAATCTGCTGATTGGAGAGAGAACAGCGGAACAGGTGAAGATGGAAATAGGGAGCGCCTTCCCCCTGGACAAGCCTCTTACAATGGAAATCAAGGGCCGTGACCTGGTGGAAGGGATTCCCAAGTCAATCCAGGTTACGGATGAGGAGATTCGGGAAGCACTTGCTGAAGTGGTGGGTACCATTGTTGAAACCGTAAAGGTGACCCTGGAACGCACGCCTCCTGAGCTTTCAGCCGATATTATGGACAAGGGTATCATTATCGGTGGAGGGGGTTCTCTTCTTAAAAATCTCGATCAGCGTTTGCGGGAAGAAACGGGCCTCCCTGTCTCGGTTGCAGAAAATCCCCTGGCCTGTGTTGCACTGGGAACCGGTCAGATGCTGGTGGATTTTCAACTCTTGAGACGAATTGCGATTCCGTAA
- the mreC gene encoding rod shape-determining protein MreC has translation MRFRKAPPEFHFLLALLLGVLILATRVQREFLAEISLNLVSIPLRAVSWVSHSYTDFRNEYLRDRERQQIIEELQKEKIDLQNQVNLLTLQLLTVRSEQELVTFQGKDREGILVRVITNGPMITINRGSTSGIRRNSVVVSGQGLVGMVVRPGLMVSQVLPITNPLASVSVVDSRNGEHGIVRGLGNGYLQLQYLPATSSVLTEDLLISDGRDGIFPEGMIVGRVLSVQRDEFSLTAVLEPSVVYPLLDVMFVFSSEGEGQT, from the coding sequence TTGCGATTCCGTAAAGCACCTCCAGAATTTCATTTTCTTCTCGCTCTTCTCCTGGGTGTTCTCATCCTTGCCACCCGGGTTCAACGTGAATTTCTTGCCGAGATCTCCCTGAACCTTGTCAGTATTCCCCTGAGAGCTGTTTCGTGGGTAAGTCATTCTTATACTGATTTTCGGAACGAATATCTTCGTGACCGGGAGAGACAACAGATTATTGAAGAACTTCAAAAGGAGAAGATCGATCTCCAAAACCAGGTCAACCTTTTAACTCTTCAGCTTCTTACCGTGCGTTCGGAGCAGGAATTGGTCACCTTCCAGGGAAAGGATCGGGAAGGGATTCTGGTTCGTGTCATCACGAACGGTCCCATGATTACCATCAACCGGGGATCAACCTCGGGAATTCGCAGAAACAGTGTCGTGGTCTCGGGACAGGGCCTTGTGGGGATGGTGGTGCGTCCCGGGCTGATGGTCAGTCAGGTTCTCCCCATCACAAATCCGCTGGCCAGCGTGTCTGTTGTGGACAGCAGGAATGGAGAGCACGGTATTGTGCGCGGGTTGGGAAATGGATATCTCCAGCTTCAATACCTCCCGGCGACATCATCCGTGCTGACGGAGGATCTCCTGATTTCGGACGGTCGGGACGGTATCTTTCCGGAGGGAATGATCGTTGGCCGTGTCCTTTCCGTTCAGCGGGATGAGTTTTCCCTGACTGCGGTCCTTGAACCATCCGTCGTCTATCCCCTGCTTGATGTCATGTTTGTCTTTTCATCCGAAGGAGAAGGGCAGACATGA
- the mrdA gene encoding penicillin-binding protein 2 produces MQVFLGIVFGLLLVRYGELQLIRGSDYEIRAENNTTRYVRIQPQRGLVIGSDGITIGSRILTFHLDVYGADRQTLIHLAEVLRALLPHRSEEIDRRSREWNSRSPYIPVTLLRNLSIEELGLIESRRFYYPQFFIQQALSRHYPKGNLFCHALGYVGDVSLSDLSENESLTAGDQIGKTGLEQFYDRQLRGEAGEWLVVVDATEKEINRFLRTPDRTGDTLRVSLNARVQEEAAKLMEGKTGSVVLMKLNGEILVYLSLPQYDPNLFLTGLTRAQWKGLINDPGNPLLDRCVKGLYPPGSLIKPFLAANALSSGRITPQQTVTCAGGYRLGDHFYRCWQRGGHGVVNLELALERSCDTYFYVLARNSGINTLASWMRSCGLGTITGIDFPQESSGLVPDEAWSLDVRKIPWIPGETISVGIGQGPVLVTPLQMATLYAGLANQGNVPRPRFLPDKKTEYRDMNLDPESLKIVLKALKDVVESPRGTAHGIYGIPLVSGKTGTAQVMREVEGQPYLKEHSWFAGFAPSDHPEVAVCVIVENAGHGSEVAAPIAARLLRMALSPPS; encoded by the coding sequence ATGCAGGTATTTCTGGGGATTGTCTTCGGTCTGCTCCTGGTGCGTTATGGCGAACTGCAGCTGATCCGGGGAAGTGATTATGAGATCCGGGCAGAAAACAATACGACACGGTATGTTCGTATCCAGCCTCAACGAGGTCTGGTCATCGGATCGGATGGGATTACGATAGGATCGAGAATCCTGACTTTTCATCTGGATGTTTATGGTGCCGATCGACAGACGCTGATACATCTTGCAGAGGTCCTGCGGGCTCTCCTTCCCCATCGATCGGAGGAGATTGATCGGAGATCCAGGGAGTGGAATTCTCGATCCCCCTACATCCCGGTCACCCTCCTCCGCAACCTGTCCATCGAGGAACTGGGACTCATCGAATCCAGAAGATTCTATTACCCGCAGTTTTTCATTCAACAGGCACTCTCCCGCCACTACCCTAAGGGAAACCTCTTCTGTCACGCACTTGGATATGTGGGCGATGTGTCACTGTCAGACCTGTCTGAAAACGAATCTTTAACAGCCGGAGATCAGATCGGGAAAACCGGACTGGAGCAGTTTTACGATCGCCAGCTCCGTGGCGAGGCAGGGGAATGGCTGGTGGTTGTTGATGCTACCGAAAAAGAGATCAACCGTTTTCTTCGGACTCCCGATCGAACCGGCGATACTCTTAGAGTTTCCCTTAATGCACGAGTCCAGGAAGAGGCGGCGAAACTCATGGAGGGAAAGACAGGAAGTGTTGTCCTCATGAAGTTGAATGGGGAAATACTGGTTTACCTTTCACTTCCTCAATATGATCCCAATCTCTTCCTGACCGGATTGACTCGAGCTCAATGGAAAGGCCTGATCAATGACCCGGGAAACCCGCTGCTGGATCGCTGTGTTAAGGGTCTCTACCCGCCTGGATCCCTTATCAAACCCTTTCTCGCCGCCAATGCCTTGAGTTCCGGTCGGATTACGCCCCAGCAGACGGTGACGTGTGCGGGCGGCTATCGTCTGGGTGACCATTTCTACCGATGCTGGCAGAGGGGGGGGCATGGGGTGGTGAATCTGGAACTGGCCCTTGAACGTTCCTGTGATACGTATTTTTATGTTCTTGCCAGAAATTCGGGCATCAACACTCTGGCTTCCTGGATGCGATCCTGCGGGTTGGGTACGATCACCGGGATCGATTTTCCTCAGGAATCATCGGGTCTTGTTCCGGATGAAGCCTGGAGCCTTGATGTTCGAAAAATTCCATGGATTCCCGGTGAGACCATTTCCGTAGGCATTGGTCAGGGACCGGTTCTCGTGACACCTCTCCAGATGGCAACGCTCTATGCCGGCCTTGCCAATCAGGGAAATGTGCCCAGACCAAGATTTCTTCCGGACAAGAAGACAGAGTACCGGGACATGAATCTTGATCCGGAGTCCCTGAAAATCGTCCTTAAGGCCCTGAAAGATGTGGTCGAATCACCGAGGGGCACGGCCCATGGTATCTACGGTATCCCCCTGGTAAGCGGAAAAACGGGAACCGCTCAGGTCATGCGGGAAGTTGAGGGACAACCCTATCTGAAAGAACATTCATGGTTCGCCGGGTTTGCACCATCCGATCATCCGGAAGTCGCGGTTTGCGTTATAGTGGAAAACGCCGGCCATGGTTCTGAAGTGGCAGCTCCCATCGCTGCGAGGCTTCTCCGCATGGCATTATCACCACCCTCATGA
- a CDS encoding FtsW/RodA/SpoVE family cell cycle protein produces the protein MKRLDLYLLIPALLINAMSLWIFFHGSPQLFTRQALFTVAGLILMILVTSVHHLVWIRISHLFYGLNLILLLLVLMAGREIHGARSWFHLGPVNLQPSEGLKIVLCLILVPILIRRERFRSWMPLAVVLPPLVLIIFQPDLGSAASLSAILLMAYFLSPMPLRKIFYALAGLAGIVLLSWFFLLKPYQKQRVLTFFFPERAPANYRYQVQQSLIAIGSGRITGRGFESSTQGQLRFLPAQYTDFIVAVFAEQRGFIGIAVLLLLYFFILFRGLLVSLQAGESEGALLVCLILAFFIFHVVYNIAMVAAMVPITGIPLPFMSYGGSFLVTCYIGLGLMMNVSAHRFGAQ, from the coding sequence ATGAAACGTCTTGATCTATACCTCCTGATCCCGGCTCTTCTTATCAATGCCATGTCTCTGTGGATTTTTTTTCACGGTTCTCCCCAGCTCTTTACCCGTCAGGCCCTTTTTACCGTGGCAGGCCTGATCCTGATGATCCTCGTGACGAGCGTCCATCATCTTGTTTGGATTCGGATCTCCCATCTCTTCTATGGGCTGAACCTTATCCTGCTTCTCCTTGTCCTGATGGCGGGAAGAGAGATCCATGGAGCCAGATCATGGTTTCATCTCGGGCCGGTTAACCTCCAGCCCTCAGAAGGGCTGAAGATTGTGCTGTGTCTGATCCTGGTCCCTATTCTGATCCGTCGGGAACGATTTCGTTCCTGGATGCCCCTCGCGGTTGTACTGCCCCCTCTTGTCCTGATTATATTTCAACCCGACCTGGGTTCTGCAGCCTCCCTGTCGGCAATTCTTCTAATGGCTTATTTCTTAAGCCCCATGCCCCTTCGGAAGATATTTTATGCCCTGGCCGGGCTTGCCGGAATTGTTCTGCTTTCCTGGTTTTTTCTTCTCAAACCGTATCAGAAGCAGAGAGTCCTGACATTCTTCTTTCCTGAACGGGCCCCTGCCAATTACCGTTATCAGGTGCAGCAATCGCTGATTGCCATCGGATCGGGACGGATAACAGGCAGAGGTTTTGAATCAAGCACCCAGGGACAGCTGCGATTTCTTCCCGCTCAGTACACTGACTTTATCGTTGCGGTCTTTGCCGAACAAAGAGGTTTTATCGGAATCGCTGTTCTTCTCCTGCTCTACTTTTTTATTCTTTTTCGGGGTCTGCTTGTGTCTCTGCAGGCAGGGGAGTCAGAAGGAGCCCTCCTTGTCTGTTTAATTCTTGCATTCTTTATTTTTCATGTCGTTTATAATATTGCCATGGTCGCCGCTATGGTTCCCATCACGGGAATTCCTCTTCCCTTCATGTCGTATGGGGGAAGTTTCCTCGTCACCTGTTATATCGGGCTCGGTCTCATGATGAACGTGTCCGCTCATCGGTTTGGTGCCCAGTGA
- a CDS encoding Rne/Rng family ribonuclease, translated as MRCELYFNITPGLTRAALVEEGKLVELFVEFPEQRSIVGNIYRVSVRKIVPGISCAFVNMGHERDGFLYVDDVVEDADSWEEIFKTDEENHRSRSRQSISALLRTGQSIVVQVIRDPLPNKGPRVTSQLALPGKYMVFIPGRSFVGVSKKIEDHDERKRLKTIAQELADSINGGIIIRTAADRVSRENLETDAAYLKNLWQSIHEKSSRAPVPSLLHKELPLPLKLVRDMATEDLARIVVDDRLAFEEINTFLKLVPSHSPPEVRLHEAPLPLFEMHDIEKEISKAMKPKVWLKHGGYLVINQTEALVAIDVNSGKFISRGDLEDTAYRTNLEAVSEIVRQIRLRNLGGILVLDLIDMERENHRKAVLEKLEEELIKDRAHSKLLAISSFGLVEMTRKRTKENVVAQLTSSCEYCSGSGRIKNLTMVCLELYNEIKKAAGPMVDNVMVKAHPLVIETFRNEWLPSSKDPLIGRLNFTYKEDLRLHIEEFQIVVT; from the coding sequence GTGAGGTGCGAACTTTACTTCAATATTACGCCCGGCCTTACCCGGGCGGCCCTGGTGGAGGAGGGAAAGCTCGTGGAGCTCTTTGTCGAGTTTCCAGAGCAGCGGTCCATCGTGGGAAATATCTACAGGGTCTCAGTCCGAAAAATCGTGCCGGGAATTTCCTGCGCTTTTGTCAATATGGGCCACGAGCGGGATGGGTTCCTGTACGTCGATGACGTTGTTGAGGATGCTGATTCCTGGGAAGAGATCTTTAAAACAGACGAGGAGAACCACCGTTCACGATCCCGCCAGTCCATATCAGCTCTTCTCAGAACCGGACAATCCATTGTTGTGCAGGTCATTCGGGACCCCCTGCCCAACAAAGGGCCAAGAGTCACCAGTCAGCTGGCCCTTCCAGGGAAATATATGGTTTTCATTCCTGGCCGATCCTTCGTCGGTGTATCCAAGAAGATCGAGGATCATGATGAGAGAAAGCGGTTAAAGACCATTGCCCAGGAACTGGCGGACTCGATCAACGGAGGGATTATCATCAGAACGGCAGCAGATCGGGTTTCAAGGGAGAACCTTGAGACCGACGCCGCCTATTTGAAGAACCTCTGGCAATCCATCCATGAAAAGAGTTCGCGGGCTCCGGTCCCGTCCCTTCTCCACAAGGAACTTCCATTACCTCTCAAACTGGTCCGGGATATGGCGACCGAAGATCTGGCTCGCATCGTAGTCGATGACCGACTCGCCTTTGAAGAAATCAATACCTTTTTAAAACTCGTTCCATCTCACTCGCCGCCTGAAGTGCGCCTGCACGAAGCTCCTCTTCCGCTCTTTGAGATGCACGATATCGAAAAAGAGATATCGAAAGCCATGAAACCCAAAGTATGGCTTAAACATGGAGGTTATCTCGTAATAAACCAGACGGAAGCCCTTGTGGCTATCGATGTGAATTCAGGTAAATTTATTTCAAGGGGTGACCTGGAAGATACTGCCTATCGAACCAATCTGGAGGCTGTCTCGGAAATTGTGCGGCAGATCCGCCTCCGTAACCTCGGAGGGATTCTTGTCCTGGATCTTATCGATATGGAACGGGAGAATCACCGTAAAGCTGTGTTGGAGAAGCTGGAAGAGGAGTTGATCAAAGACCGTGCGCACTCAAAATTGCTGGCGATCTCCTCTTTCGGCCTTGTGGAAATGACACGAAAACGAACCAAGGAAAATGTCGTTGCACAGCTGACTTCTTCCTGTGAATACTGCTCGGGATCCGGTCGAATTAAAAACCTGACCATGGTCTGCCTGGAACTTTACAATGAAATCAAAAAGGCAGCTGGCCCCATGGTCGACAACGTCATGGTGAAAGCCCACCCTCTTGTGATCGAAACGTTCCGAAATGAATGGCTCCCGAGTTCTAAAGACCCTCTCATCGGGAGACTGAACTTCACATACAAGGAAGATCTCCGTCTCCATATCGAAGAATTTCAGATCGTCGTTACCTGA
- a CDS encoding methyltransferase domain-containing protein, with amino-acid sequence MAFLQEGDELVLHNGERDHHFMRYRPGGSFGTRKGQISLPESLSYGDTLTSSSGVVFHVLRPTTAERTMKVRRTTTITYPKDAGWMILHSNVVSGCRVLECGSGSGSMTITLATLVGEEGKVYSIERRDDHLERARENVERAGLSSRVEFHLLDAAIHGFPVEGMTTCFIDVPEPWTLVRAAWQVLEGGASWLSLSPSYNQTERLVSVLQGEGFVDIETVEILERKILVRPGKTRPSERNITHTAFLTRARKINTPVMQGADPDVSEADPESGMEEREEL; translated from the coding sequence GTGGCCTTTCTCCAGGAAGGTGACGAACTCGTACTCCATAACGGAGAACGGGACCACCATTTTATGCGGTATCGTCCGGGCGGTTCATTTGGAACCCGGAAGGGGCAGATTTCTCTCCCTGAATCGCTGTCGTACGGGGATACACTCACAAGCAGCTCCGGCGTAGTTTTCCACGTGTTACGCCCCACCACAGCGGAGCGGACAATGAAGGTCCGGCGAACGACGACCATAACCTACCCGAAGGATGCAGGATGGATGATCCTCCATTCCAACGTGGTTTCGGGTTGTCGGGTCCTCGAGTGCGGAAGCGGTTCGGGATCCATGACGATCACCCTGGCTACACTGGTCGGCGAAGAAGGGAAGGTATACTCGATTGAACGAAGGGATGACCATCTGGAGAGGGCGCGAGAAAATGTCGAACGGGCTGGACTTTCATCCCGGGTTGAATTTCACCTCCTCGACGCGGCCATCCATGGATTCCCCGTGGAAGGAATGACAACATGCTTCATCGATGTACCTGAACCCTGGACTCTTGTCCGTGCTGCCTGGCAGGTTCTGGAGGGGGGAGCATCCTGGCTCTCCCTGTCTCCCAGTTACAACCAGACTGAACGTCTCGTATCGGTGCTTCAGGGTGAGGGGTTTGTCGATATCGAAACTGTGGAAATTCTGGAACGGAAGATTCTGGTCCGTCCGGGAAAAACTCGTCCTTCCGAACGGAATATCACCCACACCGCATTTCTGACCCGAGCCAGAAAAATCAACACCCCCGTCATGCAAGGTGCAGATCCTGACGTTTCAGAAGCAGATCCGGAGTCAGGGATGGAGGAACGGGAAGAACTCTGA